The following proteins are co-located in the Ketogulonicigenium robustum genome:
- a CDS encoding metal ABC transporter permease: protein MSVLLEPFTYSYMMNAMWVSALVGAVCAFLSTYLMLKGWSLIGDALSHAVVPGVAGAYMLGLPFALGAFLAGGMAAGAMLFLSDRSGLKIDVVIGLIFTSFFGLGLFMVSLNPMAISVQTITMGNILAISPQDTLQLAIIGFVSLAILLAKWKDLMVVFFDESHARSIGLRPRLLKAVFFVLLAACVVAAMQTVGAFLVIAMVVTPGATAYLLSDRFPRLILLSVLIGTVTSFLGAYFSYFLDGATGGIIVCLQTLVFLAAFVFAPKHGLLAARAKARAALRQEEAL, encoded by the coding sequence ATGAGTGTCCTGCTAGAGCCTTTCACCTATTCCTACATGATGAATGCCATGTGGGTCTCGGCTTTGGTCGGGGCCGTTTGCGCGTTTTTGTCGACATATCTGATGCTAAAGGGCTGGTCGCTGATCGGCGATGCGCTGTCGCACGCGGTCGTGCCGGGCGTGGCGGGGGCTTATATGCTGGGCCTGCCGTTTGCGCTGGGGGCGTTTCTGGCGGGCGGCATGGCGGCGGGGGCGATGCTATTCCTGTCGGATCGGTCGGGGCTGAAAATCGACGTGGTCATCGGGCTGATCTTCACATCGTTCTTTGGCCTTGGACTGTTCATGGTGTCTCTGAACCCGATGGCGATTTCGGTGCAGACGATCACGATGGGCAATATCCTTGCCATCTCGCCGCAAGATACGCTGCAACTGGCGATCATCGGCTTTGTCTCGCTGGCGATTTTGCTGGCGAAGTGGAAAGATCTGATGGTGGTGTTCTTTGACGAAAGCCACGCGCGATCCATCGGGCTGCGCCCGCGGCTGCTGAAGGCGGTTTTCTTTGTGTTGCTGGCGGCCTGCGTGGTGGCTGCGATGCAGACGGTCGGCGCGTTCTTAGTGATCGCCATGGTGGTGACACCGGGCGCGACGGCGTATCTGCTTAGCGACCGCTTCCCGCGTCTGATCCTGCTGTCGGTTCTGATCGGCACCGTGACCAGCTTTCTGGGCGCTTATTTCAGCTATTTTCTGGATGGGGCGACCGGCGGCATCATTGTCTGCCTGCAAACGCTAGTCTTCTTGGCGGCCTTCGTCTTTGCGCCCAAACACGGCCTGCTGGCCGCCCGCGCCAAAGCCCGCGCGGCCCTGCGCCAAGAGGAGGCGTTGTGA
- a CDS encoding manganese/iron ABC transporter ATP-binding protein — MSQIYPTPLDAQQSDPGGGITASGVTVTYRNGHTALRNASFQIPRGTVTALVGVNGAGKSTLFKAIMGFVPLAKGDIHLLGLSVKEALKQNLVAYVPQSEDVDWSFPVLVEDVVMMGRYGHMGFFRHPSKADHDAVEAALSRVNMQDFRKRQIGELSGGQKKRVFLARALAQDGRVILLDEPFTGVDVKTEEQIIALLRELRDEGRVMLVSTHNLGSVPEFCDRVVLVKGTVLGYGPTETTFTRENLEAAFGGVLRHFTLGGDALHDDDDGRHVSIFTDDERPLVQYGDRTHTRTPQGGEQ, encoded by the coding sequence ATGAGCCAGATCTACCCGACCCCCCTCGATGCGCAGCAGTCGGACCCGGGGGGCGGCATTACGGCCAGCGGTGTGACGGTCACGTATCGCAACGGGCATACCGCCTTACGCAACGCCAGTTTCCAGATCCCGCGCGGCACGGTGACGGCGCTGGTGGGGGTGAACGGGGCGGGTAAGTCGACGCTGTTCAAGGCAATCATGGGTTTCGTGCCTTTGGCCAAGGGCGACATCCACCTGCTGGGCCTGAGCGTGAAAGAGGCGCTGAAGCAGAACCTTGTCGCCTATGTCCCCCAGTCCGAGGATGTCGATTGGTCCTTCCCCGTTCTGGTCGAAGACGTGGTAATGATGGGGCGCTATGGGCACATGGGCTTTTTCCGCCACCCGTCCAAAGCCGATCACGATGCGGTCGAAGCTGCGCTGAGCCGCGTCAACATGCAGGACTTCCGCAAGCGCCAGATTGGCGAGCTGTCGGGCGGGCAGAAAAAGCGCGTCTTTCTGGCGCGCGCCCTAGCGCAAGACGGCCGCGTGATTTTGCTGGATGAACCCTTTACCGGCGTCGATGTGAAGACCGAGGAACAGATCATCGCCCTGCTGCGCGAGCTGCGAGACGAGGGGCGCGTGATGCTGGTGTCGACCCATAATCTGGGATCGGTGCCCGAATTCTGCGACCGCGTGGTTTTGGTCAAAGGCACCGTGTTGGGCTATGGTCCGACCGAGACGACCTTTACCCGCGAAAATCTGGAAGCGGCCTTTGGCGGCGTTCTGCGCCATTTCACCTTGGGCGGCGATGCGCTGCACGACGATGACGATGGGCGCCATGTCAGCATCTTTACCGACGACGAACGCCCGCTGGTGCAATACGGCGACCGCACCCATACACGCACACCCCAAGGGGGCGAGCAATGA
- a CDS encoding metal ABC transporter substrate-binding protein yields MLVLFGRGTAVAAAALLAVWAQQAAAQGADGRMKVVTTFTILADMASNVAGDAADVVSLIKPGVDIHSYSPTPRDLVAAQGADLILWNGFNLEVWFAQFLQNMGDVPSAVLTDGIEPMSISGGEYQGKPNPHAWMSLDNALIYIDNIEKAFVAQDPDNAATYAANAAAYAQQLRDTLQPLRDEVAAIPEDERWLVTCEGAFSYLARDFGMHELYLWPINADQMGTPQQVRAVIDGVREHHIPVVFCESTVNTTPAQQVARETGAHYGGVLYVDSLSEPDGPVPSYLDLLRVTSETVVNGLTGAAQ; encoded by the coding sequence ATGTTAGTTCTATTCGGGCGCGGTACGGCGGTGGCTGCTGCTGCACTTCTGGCAGTTTGGGCGCAGCAGGCGGCTGCCCAAGGCGCGGACGGCCGTATGAAGGTTGTCACGACATTCACCATCTTGGCCGACATGGCGTCGAATGTTGCGGGGGATGCGGCGGATGTCGTGTCACTGATCAAGCCCGGTGTCGACATCCACAGCTATTCCCCGACCCCCCGCGATCTGGTGGCCGCACAGGGCGCCGATTTGATCTTGTGGAACGGCTTCAACCTCGAGGTATGGTTCGCGCAATTCCTGCAAAACATGGGCGATGTTCCGTCCGCCGTGCTGACGGATGGGATCGAGCCGATGTCGATCTCTGGCGGGGAATATCAGGGTAAACCCAACCCCCATGCGTGGATGAGCTTGGACAACGCGCTGATCTATATTGATAACATCGAAAAGGCCTTTGTCGCGCAAGATCCCGATAACGCGGCGACCTATGCCGCAAATGCTGCAGCCTATGCGCAGCAGTTGCGCGACACGCTACAACCCCTGCGAGACGAGGTCGCCGCAATTCCCGAGGACGAGCGCTGGCTGGTCACCTGCGAGGGGGCCTTCAGCTATCTTGCGCGCGATTTCGGCATGCACGAATTGTACCTGTGGCCGATCAACGCTGACCAGATGGGCACCCCCCAACAGGTACGTGCGGTAATTGATGGTGTGCGCGAACACCACATTCCGGTCGTGTTCTGCGAAAGCACCGTTAACACCACCCCCGCCCAGCAGGTCGCGCGCGAAACGGGCGCGCATTACGGCGGTGTCCTTTATGTCGATAGCCTGTCCGAACCCGATGGCCCCGTGCCCAGCTACCTTGATTTGCTGCGCGTCACCTCGGAAACTGTCGTCAACGGGCTGACGGGCGCGGCGCAATAA
- a CDS encoding pyrroloquinoline quinone-dependent dehydrogenase, giving the protein MKSNSLLLASVAAVAFFAVPAFADVTPVTDELLANPPAGEWISYGRNQENYRHSPLNQITPDNVGQLQLVWARGMNPGVVQVTPLIHDGVMYLANPGDIIQAIDAKTGDLIWEHRRQLPETSTLSSLGDRKRGIALYGTNVYFVSWDNHMVALDAASGQVVFDVDRGQGDERVSNSSGPIVANGVIVAGSTCQYSPFGCFVSGHDASTGEELWRNYFIPQAGEEGDETWGNDYEARWMTGVWGQITYDPTTNLVFYGSSAVGPASEVQRGTPGGTLYGTNTRFAVRPDTGEVVWRHQTLPRDNWDQECTFEMMVANVDVQPAADMDGVQAINPNAATGERRVLTGVPCKTGTMWQFDAETGEFLWARDTNYQNMISSIDETGLVTVNEDIILKDLDTDYRICPTFLGGRDWPSASLNPDSGIYFIPLNNACADLAAVDQEFTAMDVYNTSATYLLAPEKENMGRIDAIDISTGKTLWSVERLASNYSPVLSTAGGVLFNGGSDRYFRALSEETGETLWQTRLATVASGQAISYELDGVQYVAIAGGGNTYGTNLNSNIGATIDSTSIGNAVYVFALPQ; this is encoded by the coding sequence ATGAAATCGAATTCGTTGCTTCTGGCAAGCGTTGCTGCCGTTGCATTCTTTGCTGTGCCCGCATTTGCCGATGTGACGCCCGTCACCGACGAGCTGCTAGCAAACCCGCCCGCCGGCGAATGGATCAGCTATGGCCGCAACCAAGAAAACTACCGCCACTCGCCGCTGAACCAAATCACCCCCGACAACGTCGGCCAGCTGCAGCTGGTCTGGGCGCGCGGGATGAACCCCGGCGTCGTGCAGGTGACCCCGCTGATCCACGACGGCGTGATGTACCTGGCGAACCCAGGCGACATCATTCAAGCGATTGACGCCAAAACCGGTGACCTGATCTGGGAACACCGCCGCCAACTGCCCGAGACCTCGACGCTCAGCTCGCTGGGGGATCGCAAGCGCGGCATCGCGCTTTATGGCACCAATGTCTACTTCGTCTCGTGGGACAACCACATGGTCGCGCTGGATGCTGCCAGCGGGCAAGTCGTCTTCGACGTCGACCGCGGCCAAGGCGACGAGCGGGTCTCGAACTCGTCCGGCCCCATTGTGGCCAACGGCGTGATCGTGGCCGGTTCGACCTGCCAATACTCGCCCTTCGGCTGTTTTGTGTCGGGCCATGATGCAAGCACGGGCGAAGAACTGTGGCGCAACTACTTCATCCCGCAAGCAGGTGAAGAGGGTGACGAAACCTGGGGCAATGATTACGAAGCCCGCTGGATGACCGGCGTCTGGGGCCAGATCACCTATGACCCCACTACTAATTTGGTATTCTACGGATCGTCGGCCGTAGGCCCGGCATCCGAGGTTCAGCGCGGCACCCCGGGCGGCACGCTTTACGGCACCAACACCCGCTTTGCCGTTCGTCCCGACACGGGCGAAGTCGTCTGGCGTCACCAAACCCTGCCCCGCGACAACTGGGACCAAGAGTGCACGTTCGAAATGATGGTCGCCAATGTTGACGTGCAGCCCGCTGCCGACATGGACGGCGTGCAAGCCATCAACCCCAATGCCGCCACTGGCGAGCGTCGCGTTCTGACCGGCGTTCCGTGCAAAACCGGTACCATGTGGCAGTTCGACGCTGAAACGGGCGAATTCCTGTGGGCGCGCGACACCAACTACCAAAACATGATCAGTTCGATCGACGAAACCGGTCTGGTCACGGTGAATGAAGATATCATCCTAAAAGATCTGGACACCGACTACCGCATTTGCCCGACATTCTTGGGTGGACGCGACTGGCCGTCGGCATCCTTGAACCCCGATAGCGGCATCTACTTCATTCCCCTGAACAACGCCTGTGCGGATTTGGCGGCAGTCGATCAAGAGTTCACGGCAATGGACGTCTACAACACCAGCGCGACTTACCTGCTTGCGCCGGAAAAAGAAAACATGGGCCGCATCGACGCGATCGACATCAGCACGGGCAAAACCCTGTGGTCGGTCGAACGTCTGGCGTCGAACTACTCGCCGGTCCTCTCGACGGCTGGCGGCGTGCTGTTCAACGGCGGCAGCGATCGCTACTTCCGTGCCCTCAGCGAGGAAACTGGCGAGACCCTGTGGCAGACCCGTCTGGCGACTGTCGCCAGCGGTCAAGCCATCAGCTACGAACTGGACGGCGTGCAGTATGTTGCCATCGCAGGCGGCGGTAATACCTACGGCACTAACCTGAACAGCAATATCGGCGCGACCATCGATTCGACTTCGATCGGCAACGCCGTCTACGTCTTCGCCCTTCCGCAATAA
- the ugpC gene encoding sn-glycerol-3-phosphate ABC transporter ATP-binding protein UgpC: MAGIEINALRKTYAGGVEAMKGIDLSITPGEMVVLVGPSGCGKSTLLRMIAGLETVSSGEISIDGRVVNELEPAERDIALVFQNYALYPHMTVRGNLEYGLKNRRTPRAEIDARVNEAAKMLEIEKFLDRKPRALSGGQRQRVAMGRAIVRQPKVFLFDEPLSNLDAKLRGHMRVEIRRLQRRLGTTSVYVTHDQLEAMTMADRLVVMSNGGIEQVGTPLEVYAKPASLHVASFIGAPGMNLIPTDALRRIVTLPDSLSPHAGTVGIRPEDVSLAPVADAMTLQGQVDAIELVGAESFTYLHVAGLDRELIIRHSGPAQAQVGQMLNLYLPWSSITAFHEGTGKRID; the protein is encoded by the coding sequence ATGGCTGGTATTGAAATCAATGCCTTGCGCAAAACCTATGCCGGTGGCGTCGAGGCGATGAAAGGCATCGACCTGTCGATCACCCCGGGTGAAATGGTGGTTCTGGTTGGTCCGTCGGGGTGCGGAAAGTCCACCTTGCTGCGAATGATTGCAGGGTTGGAAACCGTGTCCTCGGGCGAAATCAGCATCGACGGGCGGGTCGTGAACGAACTGGAGCCGGCCGAGCGCGACATCGCGCTGGTGTTTCAGAACTACGCCCTTTACCCCCACATGACGGTGCGCGGTAACCTGGAATACGGGCTGAAAAACCGCCGCACCCCGCGCGCCGAAATCGACGCACGTGTGAACGAGGCGGCCAAGATGCTCGAGATCGAGAAGTTCCTCGACCGCAAGCCGCGGGCTTTGTCGGGCGGGCAGCGTCAGCGTGTGGCCATGGGCCGCGCCATCGTGCGCCAACCCAAGGTCTTTCTGTTCGACGAGCCGCTCTCGAACCTCGATGCCAAGCTGCGCGGCCATATGCGCGTTGAAATCCGCCGCCTTCAGCGGCGCCTTGGGACGACCTCGGTCTATGTCACGCATGACCAGCTAGAGGCGATGACGATGGCCGACCGACTGGTTGTTATGTCGAACGGGGGGATCGAACAGGTCGGCACCCCGCTAGAGGTATATGCAAAGCCCGCGTCGCTGCATGTCGCATCCTTTATCGGGGCGCCTGGGATGAACCTGATCCCGACCGATGCGCTGCGCCGCATTGTGACACTGCCGGACAGCCTGTCGCCGCACGCCGGCACCGTCGGGATTCGCCCCGAAGATGTCAGCCTTGCGCCCGTCGCCGACGCGATGACGCTGCAAGGGCAGGTGGATGCGATTGAACTGGTGGGCGCAGAAAGCTTTACATACCTGCATGTTGCGGGGCTGGATCGTGAACTGATCATCCGCCACAGCGGCCCAGCGCAAGCGCAGGTCGGGCAGATGCTGAACCTGTATCTGCCGTGGTCTTCGATAACCGCCTTCCACGAGGGCACCGGCAAGCGGATCGACTGA
- the ugpE gene encoding sn-glycerol-3-phosphate ABC transporter permease UgpE, translating to MVEKRPLLTVLSHLVLILGVLAVAFPVYLAFVASSHPQSTFLSGVTPLLPGDQLLNNYGQVLSGGTAVQGMPPLAKMLQTTVIVALLITVGKVLISFLSAFAIVYFRFRFRALAFWTIFITLMLPVEVRIIPTFEVVASLGLLNSYAGLTLPLIASATATFLFRQFFLTVPDELAEAARVDGAGPMRFMKDILLPLSRTNIAALCVIMFIFGWVQYLWPLLITTNEKFYTIVMGIKRLLDIADGEPQWNIVMAGVMLAMLPPVLVVIFMQRLFVKGLVETEK from the coding sequence ATGGTTGAAAAACGCCCACTGCTGACCGTCCTGTCGCACCTTGTGTTGATCTTGGGCGTGCTGGCCGTCGCCTTTCCGGTCTATCTGGCTTTCGTCGCCTCGTCTCACCCGCAGTCAACGTTCCTCAGCGGGGTTACACCCCTGCTGCCGGGGGATCAGCTGCTGAACAACTATGGTCAGGTCTTGTCGGGCGGCACCGCTGTGCAAGGTATGCCGCCGCTGGCAAAGATGCTGCAAACTACGGTTATCGTCGCGTTGCTGATTACCGTGGGCAAGGTGCTGATCTCGTTCCTGTCGGCGTTCGCGATTGTCTACTTCCGCTTCCGGTTTCGTGCGTTGGCGTTCTGGACGATTTTCATCACGCTGATGCTGCCGGTCGAGGTGCGGATCATCCCCACCTTCGAAGTCGTCGCCAGCCTTGGTTTGCTGAACAGCTATGCGGGGCTGACGCTACCGCTGATCGCCTCGGCCACGGCCACGTTCTTGTTCCGCCAGTTCTTCCTGACCGTGCCGGACGAGCTGGCCGAAGCCGCGCGTGTCGACGGGGCGGGGCCGATGCGCTTCATGAAAGATATTCTGCTGCCGCTGTCGCGCACGAATATCGCCGCGCTGTGCGTGATCATGTTCATCTTTGGCTGGGTGCAATACCTGTGGCCGCTGCTGATCACCACGAACGAGAAATTCTACACCATTGTAATGGGGATCAAGCGGTTGCTGGATATCGCCGACGGCGAACCCCAATGGAATATCGTAATGGCGGGCGTGATGCTGGCCATGCTGCCGCCCGTATTGGTGGTAATCTTCATGCAAAGGCTGTTCGTCAAAGGCCTTGTCGAGACGGAGAAGTAA
- the ugpA gene encoding sn-glycerol-3-phosphate ABC transporter permease UgpA, whose product MQSKRAIFPGKLLPWLLLFPQLAITLVFFIWPAAQAVWFSFLRQDPFGLSSTFVWFDNYTRILHDPSYLKAISRTAVFAGGVTVLAIFISLGLAVAVNRVIRANRLYSTLLVWPYAVAPVVAGALWWFMFNPTLGILPAALKTVGITWNHRIDGTQAMIMVILAATWKQVSYNFLFFLAGLQSIPQSLTEAAAIDGAGPVRRFWTIVFPLLSPTTFFLLIINMNYVLFDTFGTIDGATGGGPNAETTTLVYKLYVDGVKGLNLGASAAQSVILMGFVILLTFIQFRFVERRVQY is encoded by the coding sequence ATGCAATCGAAACGCGCCATATTCCCCGGAAAGCTGCTGCCGTGGCTGCTGCTGTTTCCGCAACTGGCCATCACACTGGTTTTCTTCATCTGGCCGGCGGCGCAAGCCGTCTGGTTTTCGTTTTTGCGCCAAGACCCGTTCGGCCTGTCGTCGACCTTCGTCTGGTTCGACAACTACACCCGCATTCTGCACGACCCGTCGTACCTGAAGGCGATCAGCCGCACAGCGGTTTTCGCGGGTGGCGTGACGGTGTTGGCTATTTTCATCTCGCTGGGCTTGGCGGTGGCGGTGAACCGCGTGATCCGTGCGAACCGGCTGTATTCGACGCTGCTGGTTTGGCCCTATGCGGTCGCGCCCGTGGTTGCGGGGGCGCTGTGGTGGTTCATGTTCAACCCGACGCTGGGCATTCTGCCGGCCGCGCTGAAAACGGTAGGCATCACTTGGAACCACCGCATCGACGGCACGCAGGCCATGATCATGGTCATTCTGGCCGCGACGTGGAAGCAGGTGTCTTACAACTTCCTTTTCTTCCTGGCCGGGCTGCAAAGCATTCCTCAATCGCTGACCGAGGCCGCCGCCATTGACGGCGCAGGGCCCGTTCGCCGGTTTTGGACGATCGTTTTCCCGCTGCTGTCGCCGACCACGTTCTTCCTGCTGATCATCAACATGAACTACGTGCTGTTCGATACGTTCGGCACCATCGACGGCGCGACGGGCGGGGGCCCCAACGCCGAAACCACGACGCTGGTCTACAAGCTGTATGTCGATGGGGTGAAGGGCCTGAACCTAGGCGCGTCTGCCGCGCAATCCGTTATTCTGATGGGATTTGTCATTTTGCTGACCTTCATCCAGTTCCGCTTTGTCGAGCGGCGCGTACAGTATTGA
- the ugpB gene encoding sn-glycerol-3-phosphate ABC transporter substrate-binding protein UgpB: MKKTLLATGAAFALLATGAAAQTEVTWWHSMAGELGAKLESIVADFNASQDEYTVVPVYRGTYEESLVGTIAAFRANEQPVLVQVYEVGTGTMMAAKGAVYPVYQLMADTDQAFDPSSYLSAVVGYYSDTDGNMLSMPFNSSTPILYYNKTVFEKAGLDPNQPPRTWEEMEAFSRQIISSDAASCGIALSYAATWVGTENFSAWHNQPIATLENGFGGLGTELQLNGPLQVRFWEDLKKWQDEGVFNYGGPAGAPEAAPSFYAQTCAMFIGSSASRAGIMANAKDFEVGYGFQPYYGDVEGAPQNSIIGGATLWVLRGHDEAEYKGAAEFLTYLSSPEVQADWHQSTGYLPITQAAYELSQEQGYYEANPGADTSIRQLTLNEPTSNSRGLRFGNFTQIRAIFDQELEANLSGAKTAEQSLNDAVAQGNQILRDFEAANR, encoded by the coding sequence ATGAAAAAGACCCTTCTGGCCACAGGCGCGGCCTTTGCCCTTCTGGCGACCGGCGCCGCAGCCCAGACCGAAGTCACTTGGTGGCATTCTATGGCAGGCGAACTTGGCGCCAAGCTGGAAAGCATCGTCGCCGATTTCAACGCCAGCCAAGACGAATACACCGTCGTGCCCGTCTACCGCGGCACTTACGAGGAATCGCTGGTTGGCACGATTGCTGCGTTCCGCGCCAATGAACAACCCGTTCTGGTGCAGGTTTACGAGGTCGGCACCGGCACGATGATGGCTGCCAAAGGCGCCGTCTACCCTGTCTACCAGCTGATGGCCGATACCGATCAGGCGTTTGACCCCAGCAGCTATCTTTCGGCTGTGGTTGGCTATTACAGCGACACCGACGGCAACATGCTGTCGATGCCGTTCAACTCCTCGACGCCGATCCTGTATTACAACAAGACCGTGTTCGAAAAAGCCGGCCTTGACCCCAACCAGCCCCCCCGCACTTGGGAAGAGATGGAGGCGTTCTCGCGCCAAATCATCTCGTCGGATGCGGCCAGCTGCGGCATCGCGCTGTCCTATGCGGCCACTTGGGTCGGAACCGAGAACTTCTCGGCTTGGCACAATCAGCCCATCGCGACGCTGGAAAACGGCTTTGGCGGTCTGGGGACCGAACTGCAGTTGAACGGCCCGCTGCAAGTGCGCTTCTGGGAAGACCTGAAGAAGTGGCAAGACGAAGGCGTCTTCAACTACGGCGGCCCTGCCGGTGCCCCCGAAGCTGCGCCGTCGTTCTACGCACAGACCTGTGCGATGTTCATCGGCTCGTCGGCCTCGCGTGCGGGGATCATGGCAAACGCCAAGGACTTCGAGGTCGGTTACGGCTTCCAGCCCTACTACGGTGATGTCGAAGGCGCGCCGCAAAACTCGATCATCGGTGGCGCGACCCTGTGGGTGCTGCGCGGGCATGATGAAGCCGAATACAAAGGCGCGGCCGAATTCCTGACCTACCTGTCGTCGCCCGAAGTGCAGGCCGACTGGCACCAATCGACCGGCTACCTGCCGATCACCCAAGCCGCGTACGAGCTGAGCCAAGAGCAAGGCTACTACGAGGCGAACCCCGGTGCCGATACCTCGATCCGCCAGCTGACCCTGAACGAGCCGACGTCCAACTCGCGCGGTTTGCGCTTTGGGAACTTCACCCAGATCCGCGCGATCTTCGACCAAGAGTTGGAGGCCAACCTGTCGGGCGCCAAAACGGCCGAGCAATCGCTGAACGATGCGGTCGCCCAAGGCAACCAGATCCTGCGCGATTTCGAAGCGGCCAACCGCTGA
- a CDS encoding glycerophosphodiester phosphodiesterase family protein — MTKIMGHRGARDLWAENALEGFREVLQISVDGRGVSGVECDVHLTDAGEVVVIHDATLERTTTGTGPVTAVTPEARAAIALRGPDGTVTQNHLPLLDEALDVVLAHPSAIFFIEIKSDAAHHPYPGLAAKVVAILRARAVPAQRVCLLTFDLTVLSELHEIAPEYPRMLCIYKGNAETYGGLDALLTKIDTWVDYAAFHADYLAPRFDAVAARRAPDRITVWTPNTPTDLAAWIDRGVAYVHTDRPDIALGLPGAQ, encoded by the coding sequence ATGACAAAGATCATGGGCCATCGCGGTGCGCGCGACCTGTGGGCGGAAAACGCGCTGGAAGGCTTTCGCGAGGTTCTGCAGATTTCCGTCGATGGGCGGGGCGTGTCGGGTGTGGAATGTGACGTCCACCTGACCGATGCTGGCGAAGTGGTGGTGATCCACGACGCGACGCTGGAGCGCACGACAACCGGCACCGGCCCCGTGACCGCCGTGACACCCGAAGCGCGCGCCGCCATCGCACTGCGCGGGCCCGATGGCACGGTGACGCAGAACCATCTGCCCCTGCTGGACGAGGCGCTGGATGTCGTTCTGGCGCATCCCAGCGCGATCTTTTTCATCGAGATCAAATCGGACGCCGCGCATCACCCCTATCCGGGCCTTGCGGCGAAGGTGGTTGCGATCTTGCGGGCCCGCGCCGTGCCTGCGCAGCGGGTTTGCCTGCTGACGTTCGATCTGACTGTACTTAGCGAACTGCACGAAATCGCCCCCGAATACCCGCGTATGTTGTGCATCTACAAAGGCAATGCCGAAACCTATGGCGGGCTTGATGCGCTGCTGACCAAAATAGACACATGGGTCGATTACGCCGCGTTTCATGCCGATTATCTGGCCCCGCGTTTCGATGCCGTCGCCGCGCGGCGCGCGCCCGACCGCATCACCGTCTGGACGCCCAACACCCCCACCGATCTGGCCGCGTGGATCGACAGGGGCGTGGCCTATGTCCACACCGACCGCCCCGATATCGCGCTGGGGCTGCCGGGGGCGCAATGA